In Oryza brachyantha chromosome 1, ObraRS2, whole genome shotgun sequence, the following are encoded in one genomic region:
- the LOC102699828 gene encoding acyl-coenzyme A oxidase 4, peroxisomal-like, whose translation MVGKQGGGGDGREEDGAKVGLPALDILLAFPQATPASIFPPSASDYYQIDDLLTTGEQSIRKKVRAIMEKEIAPIMAVYWEKAEFPFRAIPKLSSLGVAGGTIKGYGCPGLSITASAVTMAEIARVDASCSTFILVHSSLAMVTIALCGSEVQKQKYLPSLAQLTTVGCWALTEPNHGSDASSLITTATKVPGGWHIDGQKRWIGNSTFADVLVVLARNADTKQLNGFIVRKGAPGLKATKIENKIGLRMVQNGDIVFNKVFVPEEDRLPGVNSFQDISKVLAISRVMVAWQPIGISMGVFDVCHRYLKERKQFGVPLAAFQLNQEKLVRMLGNIQAMLLVGWRLCKLYESGKMTPGHASLGKGWTSRMAREVVSLGRELLGGNGILADFLVAKAFCDLEPIYSYEGTYDINSLVTGREITGIASFKPAALAKARL comes from the exons GTGGTGGCGGAGATGGGCGCGAGGAGGATGGCGCCAAGGTCGGCCTCCCGGCGCTGGATATCCTGCTCGCGTTCCCCCAGGCCACGCCGGCATCCATCTTCCCGCCCTCCG CATCAGACTATTATCAGATTGATGATTTGCTAACCACTGGAGAACAGTCTATCAGGAAGAAGGTCAGGGCTATAATGGAGAAAGAAATTGCACCCATTATGGCAGTG TACTGGGAGAAAGCAGAGTTTCCATTTCGTGCCATTCCTAAACTTTCAAGCCTTGGTGTAGCTGGAGGTACAATAAAG GGATATGGGTGCCCAGGACTTTCAATAACAGCAAGTGCTGTTACTATGGCCGAAATCGCACGCGTAGATGCAAGCTGCTCCACATTCATTCTGGTACACTCCTCCCTTGCAATGGTCACGATAG CTCTTTGTGGATCTGAGGTTCAGAAGCAGAAGTACCTGCCATCCCTTGCTCAACTTACCACTGTTGGTTGCTGG GCActgacagaaccaaatcatggaAGCGATGCAAGCTCCTTGATAACCACAGCAACCAAG GTACCTGGTGGTTGGCACATAGATGGACAAAAACGCTGGATTGGTAACAGTACTTTTGCTGATGTGCTCGTGGTATTAGCTAGGAACGCAGATACAAAACAACTAAATGG ATTTATTGTGAGGAAAGGTGCTCCTGGCTTGAAAGCTACAAAGATTGAGAATAAAATTGGTCTCAGAATGGTTCAGAATGGTGACATAGTTTTTAATAAAGTATTTGTCCCTGAGGAAGATCGATTGCCAGGTGTTAATTCATTTCAGGATATAAGCAAG GTCCTCGCAATTTCACGTGTCATGGTGGCATGGCAACCGATTGGTATATCAATGGGGGTGTTTGATGTGTGCCATCG GTATCTGAAAGAAAGGAAACAGTTTGGAGTTCCTCTAGCAGCTTTTCAGCTAAACCAAGAAAAACTTGTACGTATGCTTGGTAACATCCAAGCGATGCTTCTTGTTGGTTGGCGCCTATGCAAGCTTTATGAGTCGGGGAAAATGACACCAGGGCATGCTAGTTTAGGGAAG GGTTGGACATCCAGAATGGCTCGTGAGGTGGTTTCTCTTGGTCGAGAGTTGTTGGGCGGGAATGGAATTTTGGCTGATTTTCTAGTTGCAAAG GCATTCTGTGACCTGGAGCCAATATACTCTTATGAAGGCACATATGACATCAACAGCCTGGTGACTGGTAGAGAAATAACAGGGATCGCAAGCTTCAAACCTGCCGCATTAGCAAAAGCTCGGTTGTAA
- the LOC102722902 gene encoding E3 ubiquitin-protein ligase MBR2-like has protein sequence MARHHGNHSLLPEMVQPNNEQQLNEPLPLGQNLFVHAGNDTSLKIGPSYHGNVTIRSNDIPSSSRAAQFSVHRVKNTGALHNPYVHCPAGSSHGHVSYNAQTEPVITYPHGSEEEFAPVSSQINNRTAAVKRKNLVIYPEYSINGDGYYAGSSSSTQFSNYLQPAPFSESLYPQMPPSIGPSNWNDHSLVNQGGIQRNVRQRHNFANISLESRPVHSTSNASQITSMKRNGESFSTQMRTMPSGASGMSPMEIAYGPMGSSNSTVPVPTSLGSSGSATFTNGVFAPRAVHANTGPSYVHLPSVASSSSTAIPHEAIILSYPPATSATTSTSMRANQPFVVRAAASSRHARNVPIGHANSGRNRRARNSYYAHHPLIDAQHLMIMQQLALRESREAQDPHRGMRLDIDNMSYEDLLALGESIGNVSTGLADEKISGCVREVIYCSSDEQLYDQDDGKCAICLEEYKDNSLLGILKCNHDFHTDCIKQWLKVKNSCPICKAAAA, from the exons ATGGCTAGACACCATGGCAATCATTCCCTGCTGCCAGAGATGGTTCAGCCCAATAATGAGCAGCAACTCAACGAACCTCTGCCTTTAG GTCAGAACTTATTTGTGCATGCTGGAAATGATACATCCCTTAAAATTGGCCCTTCATACCATGGGAACGTGACAATTAGATCGAATGACATTCCATCTTCAAGTCGAGCGGCACAATTTTCAGTTCATAGAGTTAAAAACACAGGGGCCTTACATAATCCCTATGTTCACTGCCCTGCTGGAAGCTCCCATGGCCATGTATCCTACAATGCTCAAACTGAGCCTGTTATAACTTATCCACATGGTTCTGAGGAAGAATTTGCTCCAGTGAGTTCCCAAATCAACAACAGAACTGCTGCAGTTAAACGAAAAAATCTTGTCATTTATCCAGAGTATAGCATCAATGGTGATGGTTATTATGCAGGTAGCTCATCAAGTACCCAGTTCTCTAATTATCTGCAGCCAGCTCCGTTTTCTGAGTCCTTGTATCCTCAAATGCCTCCAAGTATTGGTCCAAGCAATTGGAATGACCATAGCTTAGTAAATCAAGGAGGAATTCAGAGAAATGTGAGACAACGCCATAATTTTGCTAATATTTCATTGGAATCTAGACCAGTCCATTCAACTTCAAATGCTTCCCAAATTACATCAATGAAAAGGAACGGAGAATCTTTTTCTACACAAATGAGAACTATGCCTTCAG GTGCCTCTGGAATGTCCCCTATGGAAATTGCTTATGGTCCTATGGGAAGTAGCAACTCAACTGTTCCTGTCCCAACTTCACTTGGCTCTTCAGGCAGTGCAACATTCACCAATGGTGTCTTTGCTCCTAGGGCCGTTCATGCTAACACTGGTCCTAGCTACGTTCACCTGCCTTCTGTAGCGTCATCCAGTTCTACAGCGATTCCCCATGAGGCGATCATTCTGAGCTATCCACCTGCTACATCTGCAACTACCTCAACATCCATGAGAGCCAATCAGCCCTTCGTTGTCAGAGCTGCTGCATCTTCTAGGCATGCAAGGAATGTACCTATAGGGCATGCTAACAGCGGAAGGAACAGAAGGGCGAGAAACTCGTACTATGCGCATCATCCGTTGATTGATGCACAG CATTTGATGATAATGCAACAATTGGCTCTCCGAGAATCAAGAGAAGCGCAAGACCCACACAGGGGCATGAGATTGGACATTGACAATATGAGTTATGAG GACCTGCTGGCTTTGGGTGAATCTATCGGTAATGTCAGCACAGGCTTGGCAGACGAAAAAATTTCAGGTTGTGTTAGAGAAGTGATTTATTGCAGTTCTGACGAACAGCTATACGATCAAGATGATGGGAAATGTGCCATTTGCCTG GAGGAATACAAGGACAACAGTTTGCTGGGAATACTGAAATGCAATCACGATTTCCACACCGACTGCATCAAGCAATGGTTGAAGGTGAAGAACTCATGCCCCATTTGCAAGGCGGCCGCTGCATAG